The following proteins come from a genomic window of Anaerobutyricum hallii:
- a CDS encoding YdcF family protein: protein MQKNFLGKCVIGIVIAVVSVVVITVIIETIFIVKASTKKPKENATLIVLGCKVYGEHASRSLRERLDAALIYLEENPDSQCIVSGGMGEGEKISEAECMYRYLIKKGIHFSRIIKEDKSTSTRENLRFSKKIIEERGLSKNIAIATSDYHQYRASKIAKTLGFSVGAVPGHTAWWLFPTFYVRELYGILYQVL, encoded by the coding sequence TTGCAAAAAAATTTTCTTGGAAAGTGTGTGATTGGTATTGTAATAGCTGTTGTTAGTGTTGTAGTGATAACTGTAATTATCGAAACCATTTTTATCGTAAAGGCATCAACAAAAAAGCCAAAGGAGAATGCAACGCTCATTGTACTTGGCTGTAAAGTATATGGAGAACATGCCAGTCGTTCTTTGCGGGAAAGGTTAGATGCGGCTCTTATCTATTTAGAGGAAAATCCTGATTCACAATGTATTGTATCCGGTGGAATGGGCGAGGGAGAAAAAATCAGTGAAGCGGAGTGCATGTACCGCTACCTGATAAAGAAAGGAATTCATTTTTCAAGAATTATAAAAGAAGATAAATCAACTTCTACGAGGGAAAATCTGAGATTTTCTAAAAAAATAATAGAAGAGAGAGGATTAAGTAAGAATATAGCGATTGCAACAAGTGATTATCATCAGTATCGCGCTTCAAAGATAGCAAAGACACTTGGTTTTTCCGTTGGGGCGGTACCTGGTCATACTGCATGGTGGCTGTTTCCTACATTTTATGTGAGGGAGTTGTATGGGATTTTGTATCAGGTGTTATAG
- a CDS encoding metallophosphoesterase, with the protein MKVLVIPDIHLKPFMFKQAAELMERGIAQRAVCLMDIPDDWDKQFNILFYEETYEEAIRFAKKYPDTAWCYGNHDLSYVWRELETGYSTMAAYTVQKKLLDLKEVLPENNPIKYVHRIDNVLFSHAGVAKNFVDLYVPKTKHDDVDTVLDYINNLGKMEMWYDGSPIWLRPQYTDVKMYKSHQFLQVVGHTPIETITKKNNVISCDVFSTDRDGKPIGTEEFLLLDTITWDYSMVNYGNC; encoded by the coding sequence ATGAAAGTTCTTGTAATACCAGATATACATTTAAAACCATTTATGTTTAAACAGGCAGCGGAATTGATGGAGCGAGGGATTGCACAAAGAGCGGTTTGTTTGATGGACATTCCTGATGACTGGGACAAACAGTTTAATATCCTGTTTTATGAGGAGACTTACGAAGAGGCTATTCGTTTTGCAAAAAAATATCCGGATACTGCCTGGTGCTATGGAAATCATGATTTAAGTTATGTTTGGCGTGAGTTAGAAACGGGATACAGTACTATGGCTGCTTATACCGTACAAAAAAAGTTGCTTGATTTAAAGGAAGTATTACCAGAGAATAATCCAATAAAGTATGTGCACAGAATTGATAATGTTCTGTTTTCACATGCAGGAGTAGCTAAGAATTTTGTTGACTTATATGTTCCAAAGACAAAGCACGATGATGTGGACACTGTTTTAGACTACATTAATAATTTGGGAAAAATGGAGATGTGGTATGACGGCTCCCCAATCTGGCTCAGACCACAGTATACAGATGTGAAAATGTATAAGTCACATCAATTCCTGCAGGTAGTCGGGCATACTCCGATAGAAACTATTACAAAAAAGAACAATGTGATATCGTGCGATGTATTTTCCACAGATCGGGATGGCAAACCAATAGGAACAGAAGAGTTCCTTTTATTAGATACTATTACATGGGATTATAGTATGGTTAATTATGGAAATTGTTAA
- a CDS encoding dicarboxylate/amino acid:cation symporter has product MKEKKKMSLAMQIFIALVLAIAAGLLLQRYAQFAETYIKPFGTIFLNLLKFIVVPIVLFSIMCGIISMRDIKKVGAIGLKTVVYYMCTTAFAITFGLIGGNLFKKLFPVIATTDLSYEIGEKTSLMDTIVNIFPSNFISPMVEANMLQVIVMAILIGFAIILVGDEKNDRIITACNDLNDIFMKCMEMILKLSPVGVFCLLCPVVAANGATIIGSLAMVLLAAYVCYVIHAVIVYSLAVKTLGGISPVTFFKEMLPAIMFAFSSASSVGTLPINMECTEKLGVSKEISSFILPLGATINMDGTAIYQGVCAIFIASCYGIHLTLPQMLTIIFTATLASIGTAGVPGAGMVMLAMVLTSVGLPVDGIALVAGVDRIFDMGRTTVNITGDASCCVVVSNLEKKREARKLTKN; this is encoded by the coding sequence ATGAAAGAAAAAAAGAAAATGTCACTGGCAATGCAGATATTTATTGCATTGGTTCTGGCGATTGCTGCCGGACTTCTTTTGCAAAGATATGCGCAGTTTGCCGAAACGTATATCAAGCCATTTGGAACAATCTTCTTAAATCTACTTAAATTTATCGTTGTTCCTATCGTGCTGTTTTCCATCATGTGTGGAATCATCTCGATGCGCGATATTAAAAAAGTTGGGGCAATCGGTTTGAAAACAGTTGTTTACTATATGTGTACTACTGCTTTTGCTATTACTTTTGGTCTGATCGGCGGTAACTTATTTAAAAAATTATTTCCTGTAATTGCCACCACAGATCTATCTTATGAAATCGGAGAGAAAACATCCTTAATGGATACGATTGTAAATATTTTTCCTTCCAATTTTATTTCTCCAATGGTCGAAGCAAATATGCTTCAGGTTATTGTTATGGCAATATTAATCGGTTTTGCTATTATTCTTGTTGGGGACGAAAAGAATGACCGGATTATTACGGCTTGTAATGATTTAAATGATATATTTATGAAATGTATGGAAATGATTTTGAAATTATCTCCAGTCGGTGTGTTCTGTCTGCTTTGTCCAGTAGTTGCCGCGAATGGAGCAACGATTATTGGCTCTCTTGCCATGGTACTTTTAGCAGCTTATGTATGTTATGTTATTCATGCCGTTATTGTTTACTCGCTTGCTGTAAAAACACTCGGTGGAATCAGTCCGGTGACATTCTTTAAAGAAATGCTTCCAGCTATCATGTTTGCATTTTCAAGTGCGTCTTCTGTTGGAACACTTCCTATTAATATGGAGTGTACAGAAAAACTGGGAGTGTCTAAAGAGATTTCGTCTTTTATTCTCCCACTGGGTGCAACAATTAACATGGATGGTACTGCAATCTATCAAGGGGTATGTGCAATCTTCATCGCTTCTTGCTATGGAATTCATCTCACCCTTCCACAAATGCTTACGATCATTTTCACTGCTACTTTAGCGTCTATCGGTACAGCCGGTGTTCCTGGAGCAGGAATGGTTATGCTTGCGATGGTACTTACTTCGGTTGGACTTCCTGTTGACGGAATTGCTTTAGTTGCCGGAGTTGACCGTATCTTTGACATGGGACGTACAACGGTTAATATTACCGGAGATGCTTCTTGCTGCGTTGTTGTATCAAACCTTGAGAAAAAACGAGAAGCACGAAAACTTACAAAAAACTAA
- a CDS encoding aminotransferase class I/II-fold pyridoxal phosphate-dependent enzyme, translating into MIQKEVFSERLKAAMKKQNVKQIDLVRAAQSQGIKLGKSHISQYVSGKTVPRTDILLFLAKTLQVEEKWLIGISDMESDTAISANKNRDLLDKNDTSNTIQTTSAEIISRDISNKEERTMREFKKSSKLDNVLYDVRGPVVDEAARMEEAGTHVLKLNIGNPAPFGFRTPDEVIYDMRQQLTDCEGYSNAMGLFSARKAIMQYAQLKHIPNVNINDIYTGNGVSELINLCMSALLDTGDEILIPSPDYPLWTACATLAGGKAVHYICDEESEWYPDINDIRKKINDHTKAIVIINPNNPTGALYPKEVLEQIVQVAREHQLIIFSDEIYDRLVMDGEKHISIASLAPDLFCVTFSGLSKSHMIAGFRVGWMILSGNKAMAKDYIEGLNMLSNMRLCSNVPGQSIIQTALGGHQSVEDYIMPGGRVYEQREFIYKALTDIPGISAVKPKAAFYIFPKIDTKKFNIVNDEQFVLDLLREKKVLLIHGGGFNWKQPDHFRVVYLPRIEVLKKATTGMAEFLSTYHQ; encoded by the coding sequence ATGATTCAAAAAGAAGTCTTCTCAGAGCGATTAAAAGCTGCCATGAAGAAACAAAACGTAAAGCAGATTGATCTTGTACGAGCGGCGCAGTCACAGGGTATCAAACTTGGAAAAAGTCATATAAGCCAGTATGTAAGCGGAAAAACAGTTCCAAGGACGGATATTTTATTGTTTTTGGCGAAAACATTACAAGTAGAAGAAAAATGGCTGATTGGTATATCGGATATGGAATCTGACACAGCCATTTCTGCCAATAAAAATAGAGATCTATTAGATAAGAACGATACTAGTAATACTATACAAACAACCTCTGCAGAAATTATCAGCAGGGACATTAGTAATAAAGAGGAAAGAACAATGCGTGAATTTAAGAAATCATCCAAATTAGATAATGTTTTATATGATGTAAGAGGACCAGTTGTTGATGAAGCTGCTCGTATGGAAGAGGCTGGGACACATGTTTTAAAATTAAATATTGGTAATCCGGCACCGTTCGGTTTCCGTACTCCTGATGAAGTAATTTATGATATGCGCCAGCAGTTAACAGACTGTGAAGGATATTCAAATGCAATGGGATTGTTTTCAGCAAGAAAAGCGATTATGCAGTATGCACAGTTAAAACATATTCCAAATGTGAATATCAATGATATCTACACTGGAAATGGTGTCAGTGAATTGATTAATCTTTGTATGTCAGCACTCCTTGATACAGGAGATGAAATCTTAATTCCTTCTCCGGATTATCCACTCTGGACTGCCTGTGCTACGTTAGCAGGTGGAAAAGCTGTTCATTACATTTGTGATGAGGAGTCAGAATGGTATCCGGATATTAATGATATCCGCAAAAAAATTAACGACCACACAAAGGCAATCGTTATTATCAATCCTAATAATCCCACAGGTGCACTCTATCCAAAAGAAGTGTTAGAACAGATTGTGCAGGTAGCAAGAGAACATCAGTTAATTATCTTTTCTGATGAGATTTATGACCGTCTTGTTATGGATGGCGAAAAACATATTTCCATTGCTTCTCTCGCACCGGATTTATTCTGTGTAACATTTAGTGGATTATCTAAATCCCATATGATTGCAGGCTTTCGTGTTGGCTGGATGATCTTAAGTGGAAATAAAGCTATGGCCAAAGACTATATCGAAGGTTTAAACATGCTCTCTAATATGCGTCTTTGTTCTAATGTTCCAGGCCAGTCCATCATACAGACAGCACTCGGCGGACATCAGAGCGTAGAAGACTATATTATGCCTGGCGGAAGAGTTTATGAACAAAGAGAATTCATTTACAAGGCTCTTACAGATATTCCGGGAATCAGCGCAGTAAAACCGAAAGCAGCTTTTTACATCTTCCCAAAGATCGATACGAAAAAGTTCAATATTGTGAACGATGAGCAATTCGTACTAGATCTGTTACGAGAAAAAAAGGTATTACTTATTCATGGTGGTGGATTCAACTGGAAACAGCCAGACCATTTTCGTGTTGTATATCTGCCACGAATCGAAGTATTAAAAAAAGCAACGACAGGTATGGCTGAATTTTTAAGCACGTATCATCAGTAA
- a CDS encoding sugar-binding transcriptional regulator, translating into MKNDKIIKIIRVAKKYYESHMDQKIIAQEEGISVSTVSRMLKKAEEMGYIKITVEYPVLSNEELSDSLQKRYGLKKVFLVPKLSSTSIAVQEDVCRAAAKDLSSYLKDGSIIGTAWGRTMKSFANYISDLGVKNVKVVQLNGKTNLTSVPVGADDLSQAIARAGCGEAYVIPAPVAVDSAEIADMLKQERNISAALTLGRDCQIALFGIGNLSRNTILYHSGSLKEEDFVELEKKGAVGDVCTCFFNASGEAVSSSFSRRRISLTLEELKKIPCKIGVASGLEKKEALHGALLGGYIDILYADEELGKEILNY; encoded by the coding sequence ATGAAGAATGATAAAATAATCAAAATAATTCGAGTGGCAAAAAAATATTATGAATCGCATATGGATCAGAAGATCATTGCACAGGAAGAGGGAATTTCGGTATCTACCGTCAGCAGAATGTTAAAAAAAGCAGAAGAGATGGGATATATTAAGATTACTGTAGAATATCCGGTATTATCGAATGAAGAATTATCCGATTCTTTACAAAAACGATATGGGTTAAAGAAAGTATTTCTTGTTCCTAAACTGTCAAGCACGTCAATTGCTGTACAGGAAGATGTATGCAGGGCAGCAGCAAAGGACTTATCTTCCTATTTAAAAGATGGAAGCATTATCGGAACTGCCTGGGGTCGTACAATGAAGAGTTTTGCAAATTATATTTCAGATCTTGGTGTGAAGAATGTAAAAGTAGTTCAGCTTAATGGAAAGACAAATCTGACGTCTGTTCCTGTTGGAGCAGATGATTTGTCACAGGCGATTGCCCGGGCAGGATGTGGAGAGGCTTATGTAATTCCTGCGCCTGTTGCAGTAGATTCCGCAGAAATTGCTGATATGTTAAAACAAGAAAGAAATATTTCCGCTGCACTTACTTTAGGACGTGATTGCCAGATTGCCCTTTTTGGTATAGGAAATTTAAGTCGGAATACTATTTTATATCATTCTGGTTCTTTAAAAGAAGAAGATTTTGTTGAATTAGAAAAAAAAGGAGCTGTAGGAGATGTATGCACTTGTTTTTTTAATGCATCCGGAGAAGCAGTAAGTAGTTCCTTTTCAAGGAGACGTATCAGTCTTACTTTAGAAGAATTAAAGAAAATCCCCTGTAAGATAGGTGTTGCTTCCGGACTTGAAAAAAAAGAAGCACTGCATGGTGCATTACTTGGTGGATATATCGATATCCTCTATGCTGACGAAGAATTAGGAAAAGAGATACTGAATTACTAA